Proteins from a single region of Schistocerca gregaria isolate iqSchGreg1 chromosome 3, iqSchGreg1.2, whole genome shotgun sequence:
- the LOC126356014 gene encoding enolase-like isoform X1 yields the protein MLCRSIKMNKCVLRTLMKFSVRCCHRNFSLKMPLKSCHARQIFDSRGNPTVEVDLVTDQGLFRAAVPSGASTGVHEALELRDGEKNNYMGKGVKKAVDNINKIIWPELSKQNFEATQQKEIDEFMLKLDGTDKKDKLGANAILGVSLAVCKAGAAKKGVPLYRHIADLAGYPDVLLPVPAFNVINGGSHAGNKLAMQEFMILPTGAKSFTEAMKIGTEVYHNLKSVIKSRFGLDATAVGDEGGFAPNILNNKDALALISEAIEKAGYTGLVEIGMDVAASEFYKDGSYDLDFKNPNSDKSQWLSMEKLAALYTEFIKEYPIVSIEDPFDQDHFEAWTHFTSQVKIQIVGDDLTVTNPKRIALAAEKKACNCLLLKVNQIGTVTESIQAHLLAKSNGWGTMVSHRSGETEDTFIADLVVGLCTGQIKTGAPCRSERLAKYNQLLRIEEELGSAAKYAGKNFRNPV from the exons ATGTTGTGTAGAAGTATTAAAATGAACAAATGTGTTCTGAGAACATTAATGAAATTCTCAGTAAGGTG TTGTCATCGGAATTTTTCTCTCAAAATGCCACTTAAGAGCTGCCATGCACGCCAGATCTTTGACTCCAGAGGAAACCCTACTGTGGAG GTAGACTTGGTAACGGATCAGGGACTTTTCCGTGCTGCTGTCCCGTCAGGAGCTAGCACAGGTGTCCATGAAGCACTGGAACTGAGAGATGGTGAAAAAAATAACTACATGGGCAAGGGAGTGAAAAAAGCTGTTGATAACATCAATAAGATTATATGGCCAGAGCTTTCAAAACAG aattttgaagcaACACAGCAGAAAGAAATTGATGAATTTATGCTGAAGTTAGATGGAACAGATAAAAAGGATAAATTGGGAGCTAATGCTATCCTGGGTGTTTCACTTGCAGTATGCAAAGCAGGAGCAGCGAAGAAGGGCGTTCCTCTCTACAG GCACATTGCGGACCTTGCAGGATACCCTGATGTCTTGCTGCCTGTGCCAGCTTTCAATGTCATTAATGGTGGGAGCCATGCTGGCAACAAGTTAGCTATGCAAGAATTTATGATATTACCAACAGGTGCAAAGAGTTTCACAGAGGCCATGAAAATTGGTACTGAAGTGTATCACAACCTGAAGAGTGTCATAAAGAGCCGTTTTGGTCTCGATGCTACAGCTGTAGGAGATGAAGGTGGTTTTGCACCTAATATTCTGAACAATAAGGATGCCCTTGCTCTTATTTCAGAAGCTATTGAGAAAGCAGGCTATACTGGTCTTGTAGAGATTGGGATGGATGTTGCAGCATCAGAATTTTACAA GGATGGCTCTTATGACCTGGATTTCAAGAACCCTAACTCTGATAAAAGCCAGTGGCTGAGCATGGAAAAGCTCGCAGCATTGTATACTGAATTTATCAAGGAATACCCAATTGTATCTATTGAGGATCCATTTGATCAGGATCATTTTGAAGCTTGGACCCATTTTACATCACAAGTCAAGATTCAAATTGTTGGAGACGATCTAACAGTTACTAACCCAAAACGTATTGCCCTGGCTGCAGAAAAGAAAGCTTGCAACTGCTTGTTACTGAAAGTAAACCAAATTGGTACTGTCACAGAAAGTATACAAGCACACCTTTTGGCAAAGTCCAATGGTTGGGGCACAATGGTCTCTCATAGATCTGGGGAGACAGAAGATACATTCATAGCTGACCTTGTTGTAGGTCTCTGCACAGGACAG ATTAAAACAGGTGCTCCATGCCGTTCGGAGCGGTTGGCCAAATACAATCAGTTGCTGCGCATTGAAGAAGAGCTGGGATCTGCTGCAAAGTATGCTGGCAAGAATTTTCGCAATCCTGTCTAA
- the LOC126356014 gene encoding enolase-like isoform X2, translated as MPLKSCHARQIFDSRGNPTVEVDLVTDQGLFRAAVPSGASTGVHEALELRDGEKNNYMGKGVKKAVDNINKIIWPELSKQNFEATQQKEIDEFMLKLDGTDKKDKLGANAILGVSLAVCKAGAAKKGVPLYRHIADLAGYPDVLLPVPAFNVINGGSHAGNKLAMQEFMILPTGAKSFTEAMKIGTEVYHNLKSVIKSRFGLDATAVGDEGGFAPNILNNKDALALISEAIEKAGYTGLVEIGMDVAASEFYKDGSYDLDFKNPNSDKSQWLSMEKLAALYTEFIKEYPIVSIEDPFDQDHFEAWTHFTSQVKIQIVGDDLTVTNPKRIALAAEKKACNCLLLKVNQIGTVTESIQAHLLAKSNGWGTMVSHRSGETEDTFIADLVVGLCTGQIKTGAPCRSERLAKYNQLLRIEEELGSAAKYAGKNFRNPV; from the exons ATGCCACTTAAGAGCTGCCATGCACGCCAGATCTTTGACTCCAGAGGAAACCCTACTGTGGAG GTAGACTTGGTAACGGATCAGGGACTTTTCCGTGCTGCTGTCCCGTCAGGAGCTAGCACAGGTGTCCATGAAGCACTGGAACTGAGAGATGGTGAAAAAAATAACTACATGGGCAAGGGAGTGAAAAAAGCTGTTGATAACATCAATAAGATTATATGGCCAGAGCTTTCAAAACAG aattttgaagcaACACAGCAGAAAGAAATTGATGAATTTATGCTGAAGTTAGATGGAACAGATAAAAAGGATAAATTGGGAGCTAATGCTATCCTGGGTGTTTCACTTGCAGTATGCAAAGCAGGAGCAGCGAAGAAGGGCGTTCCTCTCTACAG GCACATTGCGGACCTTGCAGGATACCCTGATGTCTTGCTGCCTGTGCCAGCTTTCAATGTCATTAATGGTGGGAGCCATGCTGGCAACAAGTTAGCTATGCAAGAATTTATGATATTACCAACAGGTGCAAAGAGTTTCACAGAGGCCATGAAAATTGGTACTGAAGTGTATCACAACCTGAAGAGTGTCATAAAGAGCCGTTTTGGTCTCGATGCTACAGCTGTAGGAGATGAAGGTGGTTTTGCACCTAATATTCTGAACAATAAGGATGCCCTTGCTCTTATTTCAGAAGCTATTGAGAAAGCAGGCTATACTGGTCTTGTAGAGATTGGGATGGATGTTGCAGCATCAGAATTTTACAA GGATGGCTCTTATGACCTGGATTTCAAGAACCCTAACTCTGATAAAAGCCAGTGGCTGAGCATGGAAAAGCTCGCAGCATTGTATACTGAATTTATCAAGGAATACCCAATTGTATCTATTGAGGATCCATTTGATCAGGATCATTTTGAAGCTTGGACCCATTTTACATCACAAGTCAAGATTCAAATTGTTGGAGACGATCTAACAGTTACTAACCCAAAACGTATTGCCCTGGCTGCAGAAAAGAAAGCTTGCAACTGCTTGTTACTGAAAGTAAACCAAATTGGTACTGTCACAGAAAGTATACAAGCACACCTTTTGGCAAAGTCCAATGGTTGGGGCACAATGGTCTCTCATAGATCTGGGGAGACAGAAGATACATTCATAGCTGACCTTGTTGTAGGTCTCTGCACAGGACAG ATTAAAACAGGTGCTCCATGCCGTTCGGAGCGGTTGGCCAAATACAATCAGTTGCTGCGCATTGAAGAAGAGCTGGGATCTGCTGCAAAGTATGCTGGCAAGAATTTTCGCAATCCTGTCTAA